Proteins encoded in a region of the Capra hircus breed San Clemente chromosome 3, ASM170441v1, whole genome shotgun sequence genome:
- the EFNA3 gene encoding ephrin-A3 isoform X2 has product MAAAPLLLLLLLVPVPLLPLLAQGPGGALGNRHAVYWNSSNQHLRREGYTVQVNVNDYLDIYCPHYNSSGVGPGAGPGPGGGAEQYVLYMVSRDGYRTCNASQGSKRWECNRPHAPHSPIKFSEKFQRYSAFSLGYEFHAGHEYYYISTPTHNLHWKCLRMKVFVCCASKDFEGENPQVPKLEKSISGTSPKREHLPLAVGIAFFLMTLLAS; this is encoded by the exons ATGGCGGCggctccgctgctgctgctgctgctgctcgtgCCCGtgccgctgctgccgctgctggccCAGGGGCCCGGGGGGGCGCTGGGAAACCGGCATGCGGTGTACTGGAACAGCTCCAACCAGCA CCTGCGGCGAGAGGGCTACACGGTGCAGGTGAACGTGAACGATTATCTGGATATTTACTGCCCGCACTACAACAGCTCAGGGGTGGGCcccggggcggggccagggccCGGAGGCGGGGCAGAGCAGTACGTGCTGTATATGGTGAGCCGGGACGGCTACCGCACCTGCAACGCCAGCCAAGGCTCCAAGCGCTGGGAGTGCAACCGACCGCACGCCCCCCACAGCCCCATCAAGTTCTCGGAGAAGTTCCAGCGCTACAGCGCCTTCTCTCTGGGCTACGAGTTCCACGCCGGCCACGAGTACTACTACATCT CCACTCCCACCCACAACCTGCACTGGAAGTGTCTGAGGATGAAGGTGTTCGTCTGCTGCGCCTCCA AAGACTTTGAGGGAGAGAACCCCCAGGTGCCCAAGCTTGAGAAGAGCATCAGCGGTACCAGCCCCAAGCGGGAACATCTGCCCCTGGCGGTGGGCATCGCCTTCTTCCTGATGACACTCTTGGCCTCCTAG
- the EFNA3 gene encoding ephrin-A3 isoform X1 produces the protein MAAAPLLLLLLLVPVPLLPLLAQGPGGALGNRHAVYWNSSNQHLRREGYTVQVNVNDYLDIYCPHYNSSGVGPGAGPGPGGGAEQYVLYMVSRDGYRTCNASQGSKRWECNRPHAPHSPIKFSEKFQRYSAFSLGYEFHAGHEYYYISTPTHNLHWKCLRMKVFVCCASTSHSGEKPVPTLPQFTMGPNVKINVLEDFEGENPQVPKLEKSISGTSPKREHLPLAVGIAFFLMTLLAS, from the exons ATGGCGGCggctccgctgctgctgctgctgctgctcgtgCCCGtgccgctgctgccgctgctggccCAGGGGCCCGGGGGGGCGCTGGGAAACCGGCATGCGGTGTACTGGAACAGCTCCAACCAGCA CCTGCGGCGAGAGGGCTACACGGTGCAGGTGAACGTGAACGATTATCTGGATATTTACTGCCCGCACTACAACAGCTCAGGGGTGGGCcccggggcggggccagggccCGGAGGCGGGGCAGAGCAGTACGTGCTGTATATGGTGAGCCGGGACGGCTACCGCACCTGCAACGCCAGCCAAGGCTCCAAGCGCTGGGAGTGCAACCGACCGCACGCCCCCCACAGCCCCATCAAGTTCTCGGAGAAGTTCCAGCGCTACAGCGCCTTCTCTCTGGGCTACGAGTTCCACGCCGGCCACGAGTACTACTACATCT CCACTCCCACCCACAACCTGCACTGGAAGTGTCTGAGGATGAAGGTGTTCGTCTGCTGCGCCTCCA CATCGCACTCCGGGGAGAAGCCGGTCCCCACTCTCCCCCAGTTCACCATGGGCCCCAATGTGAAGATCAACGTGCTGG AAGACTTTGAGGGAGAGAACCCCCAGGTGCCCAAGCTTGAGAAGAGCATCAGCGGTACCAGCCCCAAGCGGGAACATCTGCCCCTGGCGGTGGGCATCGCCTTCTTCCTGATGACACTCTTGGCCTCCTAG